The genomic interval GAAGTTCCAGCATCTCCTTTAATGCTTCGGGCTTCATCTTTTCAAAATTATCTTTCAGATATTTGGCAGTTCCAATAATTGAAGACAAAGGACTTCGTAAATCGTGAGAAAGAATTGCAAGCACACTTTCTTTATGCGTATTCAATTCTTCGAGTTCATTCACATATCTTTTTATGGAATCTTCTGCTTTCTTTCTCTCCGTCAGGTCGAGTAGTATTTTTACATACCCTAACATTTCTCCATCTATACCTATAAGCGGAAACACCAAGCCATAAGCATAAAATGTGCTTTTGTCTTTACAAATATGCCAGCGGTTGTCTACAGCCCTGCCTTCTTTTAATGCTTTGTCAATTTCTTTTTGGGGAATTCCATTTTTTCTATCCTCTTCAGTAAAAATAATATCAAAACTTTTGCCTAAAACATCATCTGGTTCATATCCAAAAATGCTGACCGAACCGGAACTCCAGCTATTAATTTTTAATTCATTATCCAGCGTAAGGATTGAATAATCCTGCAAACTATCTATTATCTGGCTATAAAATTCCGAAGTGGGAATATATTGGCTTCTGAGTATTTTTAATTCCTTTTGTTTATTTGGCATTTTTTGAATTATTGTAACTACTCAGGTAGGTAAAACTCAATGGTGTCAATGGCTTTCAATT from Bacteroidota bacterium carries:
- a CDS encoding PAS domain-containing sensor histidine kinase, translated to MPNKQKELKILRSQYIPTSEFYSQIIDSLQDYSILTLDNELKINSWSSGSVSIFGYEPDDVLGKSFDIIFTEEDRKNGIPQKEIDKALKEGRAVDNRWHICKDKSTFYAYGLVFPLIGIDGEMLGYVKILLDLTERKKAEDSIKRYVNELEELNTHKESVLAILSHDLRSPLSSIIGTAKYLKDNFEKMKPEALKEMLELLYDSSIDELNMLDYLVEWARIKYASEVFSPTKIELVTYINQVFDKLKETAHVNGINLHHEIEENQSVFADAKMLLSILQNIVSNALKHTNPGGKISITAKRNEDKLIIEVKDSGIGMSKEIMDKLFAPQMSSLSKARAENKGAGIGLLLVKGFLERNGGEIWVESIEGKGSSFYFTLPINKPADKMDSLNKLDLN